One region of Collinsella aerofaciens ATCC 25986 genomic DNA includes:
- a CDS encoding sensor histidine kinase — translation MSAARNAEAKRVTSIARAINWSYMWRRLMSYVWLDLLLVVIVAAILVYGYNQTLPNGAFTAGWIPSATVRGMTLTPARGWDLTTLTYTVELARTTKTFPLAQDLVTLWPLYLVVVGWQVISVLNMLGGARRVRRTMAPLNDLALRVDELGRMQLAGGKMETLEQAIERASVDSPSVTTGDADLASIEVALNRLLRQMQEAKLQQMRFVNDASHELRTPIAVIQGYVNMLDRWGKDDPDVLAESIASLKAESEHMQELVEQLLFLARGDAGRTVLRRADTNLAALVGEVCEESQMIDTAHTYRLAYDTALVSDSRCDAPVDVALVKQALRVIVQNAAKYSDAGTTVTFGITPDAGAGTIDISVEDEGIGMNQESAAHAFERFYRADNARNAGAQGSGLGLAIAKWIVDSHGGVIGVTSVEGVGSRFTIRLPR, via the coding sequence ATGTCTGCCGCGCGTAACGCCGAGGCCAAACGCGTCACCTCCATCGCCCGCGCCATCAACTGGAGCTATATGTGGCGCCGCCTGATGAGCTACGTTTGGCTCGACCTGCTGCTAGTAGTGATTGTGGCGGCGATCCTTGTCTATGGATACAACCAGACGCTGCCCAACGGCGCGTTTACCGCAGGATGGATCCCCAGCGCCACCGTTCGCGGCATGACGCTGACGCCCGCGCGCGGCTGGGACCTGACAACGCTCACCTATACCGTCGAGCTTGCGCGTACCACCAAGACTTTCCCCCTCGCGCAGGACCTCGTCACGCTATGGCCTCTCTACCTTGTCGTTGTGGGTTGGCAGGTCATCAGCGTGCTCAACATGCTCGGCGGCGCCCGCCGCGTGCGCCGCACCATGGCGCCGCTCAACGATCTGGCCCTGCGCGTGGACGAACTCGGCCGCATGCAACTCGCCGGCGGCAAGATGGAAACACTGGAGCAAGCCATCGAGCGCGCAAGCGTCGACTCGCCGAGCGTCACTACCGGCGACGCCGACCTGGCAAGCATCGAGGTTGCACTCAACCGCCTACTGCGCCAGATGCAAGAGGCCAAACTGCAACAGATGCGCTTTGTCAACGATGCGAGCCACGAGCTGCGCACGCCCATCGCGGTGATTCAGGGTTACGTAAACATGCTCGATCGCTGGGGCAAAGACGACCCGGACGTGCTGGCGGAATCCATCGCGTCCCTCAAGGCCGAAAGCGAGCACATGCAAGAGCTCGTGGAGCAGCTGCTGTTTTTGGCACGCGGCGATGCCGGGCGCACGGTCCTGCGGCGTGCGGATACCAACCTGGCCGCACTGGTCGGCGAGGTATGCGAGGAATCGCAGATGATCGATACCGCGCACACGTATCGGCTGGCGTACGACACCGCGCTTGTCAGCGATTCGCGCTGCGACGCGCCCGTCGACGTGGCACTCGTGAAGCAGGCGCTACGCGTGATCGTGCAAAACGCCGCCAAGTATTCGGACGCGGGAACGACCGTCACATTTGGCATAACGCCGGATGCGGGCGCGGGCACAATCGACATAAGCGTTGAGGACGAGGGCATCGGCATGAACCAGGAATCCGCAGCTCACGCGTTTGAACGGTTCTACCGCGCCGACAACGCACGCAATGCCGGCGCGCAGGGCTCGG